Genomic segment of Gilliamella apis:
ACCGTCATAAATCTTCATTAATGATCCGGTTATGGTAATTCGACCTTCCGGGAAAATAACAATTGGTCGGCCTTTTTCAATTTCACGGACCAATTTTTTTATTGCCATAGGACTTAATGGATCCATTGGCACAAAATCGACATAGCGTTTGGCTAAACGAACTAGCCAGTGATTAATATATCCTGCGTAGATAGCAAATACTGGTTTTACTGGTAAAAATACGCCGATTAAAACGCCATCTAGAAAGGAAACATGATTAGGAGTGATAAGAAGTCTGTCTTGTTTTAGGTTATCAAGATTACCTTGAATCTTGACATGGAATAAAATCTTTAAAAAAAATTTTAATATTTTAAATAACATCTGATTTCTCAATTTCCGTGCAAAATTGCACTCTGTCATAATAGTGAAAATTATTGCAATATACAAGAAGCTAAATTTCAATTGAATTTAATTGATATTAAACAATTTGTTATGCGAATTCTTTCAGTTTGAAATATTAATTAATAGACAATAAAGAGTAAAAAAGTAAAATAAAAGTTAAATAACAGTAAGGAATGAAAATGTTAATTTTAACAGCTCAAGATATCCAACAATTTTATACCATGAAAGATGCTGTAGCAGCAGATAAACAAGCATTAAAAATTTATACTAAGGGTAATAGTGAAGTGCCTTTACGTATCAACTTTGATATGCAAAAAGGACAATGCCTAGTTATGCCAGCTCATATTAAAGAAAACGATGTTGTTGGTTTAAAGATTGTCTCGGTTTTTCCTGATAATCCTAAATTGGGCAAACCATCGGTTCCGGCGCAAGTGTTTATGATCGATCCTCAAACTGGCGAAGTTTGTGCGATATTAGATGGCACGTTTGTTACGCAATTGCGAACCGGTGCGGTACAAGGTGCTGCTACCGATTTATTAGCAAAAAAGGATGCTAAACGAGCAGTATTAATTGGTACTGGAGGGCAAGCAGCGGCACAATTAGAAGCTATGTTAACGGTACGGCAGTTAACAGATGTAGCTATTTATGGGCTTGATGCCAAAAAAGGCAAGCAATTTACCGAAGAGATGAAAAAACGATTTGGCCATTTTTCGGCTAACCTCTATTTTTCACAAAATTTGGATGAAGATATTCGCCATGCTGATATTATTACTTCAGTGACTACATCAAAAGAAGTGACTTTCAATGGTGAGCTAGTTAAACCCGGAACTCATATCAATGGTGTAGGTGCTTACACACCTGAGATGCACGAAATCCCAAGTAATATAGTGGCAAAAGCAGATCTTCGTGTACTTGATACTAAAGATGGTGTATTTGCTGAAGCTGGTGATATTATCGACCCAATTAATCAAAATTTAGTCACAAAACAAGATTTTTATGAATTGGGAGATTTAGTTATCGATCCGCAAAAATGTCGTCAAAACGATCAGCAAATCACGTTATTTAAAACTGTGGGAACGGCAGTTTTAGATGTCTATGTCGGTTATGATATTTATCAGAAAGCTAAACAAAAGGGTATTGGAACGACTATCTAATAATTCTTTTTAACCCCAAATCACCCCTTAACCAAAAATTTGAGGAAAGGGGTTTTTTAATGTCTAAAATTGGCATTAATAGTGCTTATTATTAGTATTAACAATAAGTTAGTTCTATAAAATAAAAAATTATAGGAAAGTGTTTTTAGCGCTTAAAATTGTCGTTAATGGTATTACTTATTAACATCAACAATAGATTAGCCATTATCAATAAAATAATGCGAGGTAAGGGCGGTTCTAAGATCGAAACTTAGCTTTTCAGCTCTTCTTTTTGTGAACGACCTAATAATGACATGGCAGCCTGTTTTGGATCTTTATGTTCGTAAAG
This window contains:
- a CDS encoding ornithine cyclodeaminase family protein, producing MLILTAQDIQQFYTMKDAVAADKQALKIYTKGNSEVPLRINFDMQKGQCLVMPAHIKENDVVGLKIVSVFPDNPKLGKPSVPAQVFMIDPQTGEVCAILDGTFVTQLRTGAVQGAATDLLAKKDAKRAVLIGTGGQAAAQLEAMLTVRQLTDVAIYGLDAKKGKQFTEEMKKRFGHFSANLYFSQNLDEDIRHADIITSVTTSKEVTFNGELVKPGTHINGVGAYTPEMHEIPSNIVAKADLRVLDTKDGVFAEAGDIIDPINQNLVTKQDFYELGDLVIDPQKCRQNDQQITLFKTVGTAVLDVYVGYDIYQKAKQKGIGTTI